ctatgCGGATTGGAAGCAAACTTTTTTTTGTATTCACAGAAGGAAATTTACTTATCTTGAAAGAGTTTGTTCTTCTTATCTGCAGAATAGAAAGCAAAACTGTTTTTGATTCTCAGAAATATTGTCTTTTTTGCGCATGAACTTTACTGAAATGATTTTATTTGTGTTTATTTTTTCTCACCTGTTCTTTGTTTGATCAACATTTTGCGAAAATGGCGTGGCAATCGAACGATTGATTAGGTGTCAAGAGGGCATACCAAAGATCGTCGCTCCGGCGGCAATGGAGGAGCAGCTGAAGAGGCCTATGACGATGAAGAAGATCTCGGTGCAAAAGAAGTCGCCGTCGGGGAAGTTCCTGCACATCCTCCACGCCTCGCCGACGGGGAAGCTCTCGGTGACCAACTCGCCGGAGGCGCCGGCGGTGATGATGACCACACCGACGaagcatgccgccgccgccgcgcagtcgAAGCAGCTGCTGGGGAGCCCCCGGGTGGCCTCGCCGTCGTGCCTCTGCTCGCCGACGACGCACGCCGGCTCGTTCCGGTGCAGgctccaccgcggcggcggcggcgccgccgccgccgccgccgggctcgCCGGATCCatcggctgcggctgcggcgagaTGGACAAGAAGCCCGGTGTATGACAAAGTCCCGTGCAGGTGCAATGCACGTCAAAAATTGCGCCATGTTTGCTGTTCTTCTTCAGAAATGGCCGGgccttttttctctccctcccttgcTTTTGTGATGCAGGGAAGGGAGAAGAGAATGATGATCTTAGAAGCTCTGCACCTCCATTTTTCTTGTAAATGCTACTCCTACTATTGAGACCTTGATCATTCAAGATTTCAGTCAGTTTGGCGGTGTTGTTTTCCCTATCACATTTCTCTGGATTGTGTGTTCTCCCTTCCACTGCTCCTCAAACAACCTCTTGATCGAAAAAAAAGATCTATGGCAATATATAATGACAGGTATCAAACGGCTGGTTTCATTCTTGATCTTATTGGTAATTCCAAAACTTGCCCAAATGTTTATCAGCGAAGAAGTTTTTATTTGGTTTGCCACCTATTTTTGGGTAAA
The Oryza sativa Japonica Group chromosome 6, ASM3414082v1 DNA segment above includes these coding regions:
- the LOC107281452 gene encoding uncharacterized protein isoform X2 — encoded protein: MDPASPAAAAAAPPPPRWSLHRNEPACVVGEQRHDGEATRGLPSSCFDCAAAAACFVGVVIITAGASGELVTESFPVGEAWRMCRNFPDGDFFCTEIFFIVIGLFSCSSIAAGATIFDKKNKLFQDK
- the LOC107281452 gene encoding uncharacterized protein isoform X1, encoding MDPASPAAAAAAPPPPRWSLHRNEPACVVGEQRHDGEATRGLPSSCFDCAAAAACFVGVVIITAGASGELVTESFPVGEAWRMCRNFPDGDFFCTEIFFIVIGLFSCSSIAAGATIFVLLSILQIRRTNSFKISKFPSVNTKKSLLPIRIEERERRNAEQEID